From Piscinibacter gummiphilus:
GGTAGACGATGTTCTCGCGCGCGGTGAGCCGCGGGTACAGCCCCCGCGCATCGCTCAACACGCCCATGCGCGCCTGCGCCGCCTGCGGGTCGCGCGCCACGTCCACCCCTTCGACCGTGAGCGTGCCAGCGTCCGGTGTCATCAGGCCGGCGAGCATGCGCAGCGTGGTCGTCTTGCCTGCACCGTTGGGCCCGAGCAGGCCGGTGATGCGGCCGTCGGCGGCCTGGAAGCTCACCTCGCGCACCGCCTGCACCGGCGCGGCGCGGCGCAGGCGCCAGCCGCCGCGTGCGGCGGCGAACTGCTTGGCCACGCCCTGCACCTCGATCACTTCAGGCTCCCCACCGGCCGAAACGCGGGCGGGCGCGGCACGCCCTGCACGCAGCGGGTGTCGAGTGCGAGGGCGGCCCGCTCTTCCTCGTGGTCGACGAAGCGCGTCAGCAGCTCGGGCCCGCAGCCGATGCCGAGCACGCCGTGGCCGGCATTCGGCACCACCACGTGCCGCGCCTTCGCGCCCAGCGCCCGCGCCACCCGCTCGCCGTGGCGCGGTGGGGTGGCCGGGTCGAGGCCGCCGCTCAGCAGCAGCACGGGCACCGGGCTCGTGCCGATCCGGTAGAACGCCTCGGGCAGCTCGCCGCGCGGCCAGTCGGCGCAGGCCTTCTCGTAGAGGGTGCGGCCGTCGGCGAAGTCGCCGGGCACGGTGTCGCGCCCCGCCACCAGGCGTGACAGATCTTCACTGCACACCACCGAAAAATGCATGCCCATCGCGAGCCCCGAGCCTTTGCGGCCGGTGAGGCTGCTGCCGAGCGTGAGCAGGCCTTGCGGGCGGCCGAGCGTCGCCTCGTGCATCGCCACCGGCAGCGCCTGCATCAGCACCGGCGTGTACAGCGCGCCGCGCACCGCCGACATCGCCATCGCGCGCGTCAGCGTGAACTGCTCCGGCTGCCCCGTGAGCGGGTGCTGCACGCTCACCGGCTGCGGCAGGCGGGCGAGCCAGGCCGACCAGGCGCCGCGCAGGTCGGGGTGCTCGCGCCGGCAGGCGGGCTCGGCCTCGCAGGCGGTGAGCAGCGCGTCGAACGCCGTCTGCGCATCGGCCGCCGAACTCGCGGGCAGCGCCATGTCGGGCGGGGCCACGCCATCGAGCACCAGGCGCCGCACGTGCGCGGGGAACTGGCGCAGGTAGTCGAGCCCCGCGCGCGTGCCGTAGGAGACGCCGACGAGGTCGATGCGCTCGGCGCCGAGCGTGCGGCGCACCGCGTCGAGGTCTTGCATGGCGATCGGCGTGGTGTAGTGGCGCAGGTCGCCGTGCGGCAGCGCCTGCAGGCGCTGG
This genomic window contains:
- a CDS encoding alpha/beta hydrolase, with amino-acid sequence MRGALLVGVWLWTGALQALAAGPAPCRVDGLSHQVLCGAVLRPLDPAAASGPQIAVHYVVVPALARNKLADPVFLLAGGPGQSAISLAGQVMPLFARLNNRRDIVFVDQRGTGRSAPLVCEDPRRQSVAEQADPERQLAQLRECRQRLQALPHGDLRHYTTPIAMQDLDAVRRTLGAERIDLVGVSYGTRAGLDYLRQFPAHVRRLVLDGVAPPDMALPASSAADAQTAFDALLTACEAEPACRREHPDLRGAWSAWLARLPQPVSVQHPLTGQPEQFTLTRAMAMSAVRGALYTPVLMQALPVAMHEATLGRPQGLLTLGSSLTGRKGSGLAMGMHFSVVCSEDLSRLVAGRDTVPGDFADGRTLYEKACADWPRGELPEAFYRIGTSPVPVLLLSGGLDPATPPRHGERVARALGAKARHVVVPNAGHGVLGIGCGPELLTRFVDHEEERAALALDTRCVQGVPRPPAFRPVGSLK